From the Serratia nematodiphila DZ0503SBS1 genome, one window contains:
- a CDS encoding tripartite tricarboxylate transporter TctB family protein, whose product MSDRIFAGFWLLLCIGGLFIGWGIQSEYSYEPLGPRPFPLAILSLMALCAALLLLRRPQAVEWPHSKVLQRLLVLVITLVLYGWGFEWLGFPLATALLTFSIGLLFQASLPAAAISSVIMGAALYYAFDQLLDVTLPLGAWLS is encoded by the coding sequence ATGAGCGATCGTATTTTTGCCGGCTTTTGGCTGCTGCTGTGTATCGGCGGGCTGTTCATCGGCTGGGGCATCCAGAGCGAATACAGCTATGAACCGCTGGGGCCGCGCCCGTTCCCGCTGGCGATCCTCAGCCTGATGGCGCTGTGCGCGGCCCTGCTGTTGCTGCGCCGCCCGCAGGCGGTGGAGTGGCCGCACAGCAAGGTGCTGCAGCGGCTACTGGTGCTGGTGATCACCCTGGTGCTGTATGGCTGGGGCTTTGAATGGCTCGGCTTCCCGCTGGCGACCGCGCTGCTGACGTTCAGCATCGGCCTGTTGTTTCAGGCCAGCCTGCCGGCGGCGGCCATCTCCAGCGTCATCATGGGCGCAGCGTTGTACTACGCCTTTGACCAACT